In one window of Solanum pennellii chromosome 2, SPENNV200 DNA:
- the LOC107011093 gene encoding KH domain-containing protein HEN4: MAGRRDSYGKRSHSQSDYGENGGNKRRNTRNDKDPFSIGPDDTVYRYLCSVKKIGSIIGKGGEIVKQLRVDTKSKIRIGETVPDCDERVVTIYSSSEETNEFDGTEVRVCPAQDALFRVYDKIISDDTTDENSEEASQVTVKLLVPSDQIGCIIGKGGQIVQDIRSETGAQIRILKDKHLPACALSSDELVQISGEVAVVRKALFEVATRLHNNPSRTQHILASDAPTIYSSRSSLIGSAGGAPIVGIAPLVGPYGGYKGESGDWSRSFHSAPRDESSSKEFSLRLVCPAANIGGVIGKGGVIINQIRQESGAVIKVNSSNAEGDNCVISISAKEFFEDTYSPTIEAALRLQPRCREEVERDSGLISVTTRLLVPASRIGCLIGKGGSIINEMRKITKANIRILSKEDLPKVASNDDEMVQISGDPDASKDALMQVTSRLRANLFEKEGPMSAFVPVLPYLPMSTDSDTLKYEHRDTRRQGREHSYSAGYGGTSDLPHADGFGSYGTLQSSSSVGYGAYEGYSPAYPKEGYSHGRSSGSGSSRQNSAPWRKSYGY, encoded by the exons ATGGCTGGTCGACGGGATAGCTATGGAAAGCGGTCTCATTCTCAGTCAGATTATGGTGAAAACGGGGGAAATAAAAGGAGAAATACTAGAAATGATAAGGATCCTTTCTCTATTGGCCCTGATGATACAGTATATCGGTACTTGTGTTCAGTAAAGAAGATTGGCAGCATCATAGGTAAAGGTGGGGAGATTGTTAAACAATTAAGGGTGGATACGAAATCAAAAATTAGAATTGGAGAGACAGTACCTGACTGTGATGAACGTGTTGTCACCATCTACAGCTCAAGTGAAGAAACAAACGAGTTTGATGGCACTGAAGTTCGTGTTTGTCCAGCTCAGGATGCCCTTTTCAGagtatatgataaaattatcagTGATGACACTACTGATGAGAACTCTGAGGAAGCATCACAGGTTACTGTTAAGCTTTTAGTACCTTCAGATCAGATTGGATGTATTATTGGGAAAGGGGGACAGATAGTTCAGGACATTCGAAGTGAAACTGGTGCTCAGATTCGTATTTTGAAAGATAAGCATTTGCCTGCATGTGCATTGAGCTCAGACGAACTTGTGCAG ATATCTGGTGAAGTTGCTGTAGTGAGGAAGGCTCTCTTTGAAGTTGCAACTCGTCTTCACAATAATCCATCCCGTACCCAACACATTCTAGCCTCCGATGCACCAACTATCTACTCCTCGCGCAGCTCACTTATTGGTTCTGCTGGTGGTGCTCCAATAGTGGGAATAGCTCCTTTAGTGGGGCCATATGGGGGTTACAAAGGGGAGAGCGGTGATTGGTCAAGGTCTTTCCACTCTGCTCCAAGGGATGAATCATCTTCAAAGGAATTTTCTCTTCGTTTAGTGTGTCCTGCTGCAAATATCGGAGGTGTTATTGGCAAAGGTGGAGTCATAATAAACCAAATTAGACAAGAGTCTGGTGCAGTGATCAAGGTTAATAGTTCTAATGCTGAAGGTGACAATTGTGTGATTTCTATTTCTGCAAAAGAG TTTTTTGAGGACACATATTCTCCCACAATTGAAGCAGCACTGCGCTTGCAACCAAGGTGCCGTGAGGAAGTGGAACGGGATTCAGGTCTTATATCAGTCACCACAAGGTTGCTGGTTCCAGCATCTCGAATCGGCTGTCTTATTGGGAAAGGAGGATCCATAATTAATGAGATGAGGAAAATCACAAAAGCTAATATTCGCATTCTCTCGAAGGAAGATCTTCCAAAGGTTGCATCTAATGATGATGAGATGGTACAG ATATCAGGAGATCCCGATGCTTCAAAGGATGCACTCATGCAAGTAACATCACGTTTAAGGGCTAATCTTTTTGAAAAAGAGGGACCCATGTCTGCCTTTGTGCCAGTTCTCCCCTACCTCCCCATGTCAACAGATTCAGATACCTTGAAATATGAACACAGAGATACTAGGAGACAGGGACGTGAACATTCCTACTCAGCTGGTTATGGTGGTACTAGTGACCTTCCACATGCTGATGGTTTTGGAAGTTATGGTACTCTCCAG AGTAGTAGCAGTGTAGGATATGGGGCATATGAAGGATATTCCCCTGCTTATCCAAAAGAAGGATATTCCCATGGGCGTTCCAGTGGATCCGG GTCATCAAGGCAAAACTCTGCCCCCTGGAGAAAAAGTTATGGTTACTAG
- the LOC107010019 gene encoding uncharacterized protein LOC107010019, which translates to MVNLTKLEFTALQSSGRNYLSWVLDAEIHLDAIGLGDTIKEENKASNQNCARAMIFLRHHLDEILKIEYLTVKDPLVLWKNLKERFDHLKMVIHPKARYDWMHLRLQDFKSIHEYNSAMFRITSQLKLCGDTVSEIDMMEKTFSTFHASNVLLQQQYREKVNEAYAHRARRGKGRGPNRGRGRGRGRDYGQERNSIPGINHSSNKKEKRKDEKREATREGCFRCGGRGHYARDCHFFAHPEGKIDHLIGDGSVNMEE; encoded by the exons atggtcAATCTTACAAAACTAGAGTTCACTGCCCTTCAAAGTTCGGGCAGGAACTACCTCTCATGGGTGTTGGATGCTGAAATCCACCTTGATGCAATAGGTCTTGGAGAcaccataaaagaagaaaataaggcaTCAAATCAAAACTGTGCACGAGCAATGATATTCTTGCGTCATCATCTTGACGAGATTCTGAAAATCGAATATCTGACAGTTAAGGATCCACTTGTTTTGTGGAAAAACCTAAAAGAAAGATTTGACCACTTGAAGATGGTCATACATCCAAAGGCACGATATGATTGGATGCATCTAAGGCTACAAGACTTTAAGTCTATACATGAGTATAATTCTGCCATGTTCAGAATCACTTCtcaattgaaattatgtggagaTACGGTTAGTGAgattgatatgatggaaaagacGTTCTCCACTTTCCATGCCTCGAATGTGCTCTTGCAGCAACAATATCGAGAGAAAG TGAATGAGGCGTACGCCCACCGTGCTAGGCGTGGAAAAGGTCGCGGTCCTAATCGTGGTCGTGGACGTGGTCGTGGTCGTGATTATGGTCAAGAACGTAATTCTATTCCTGGCAttaatcattcatcaaataaaaaggaaaaaagaaaggatgagAAACGTGAAGCAACTAGGGAAGGTTGTTTTCGATGTGGTGGAAGAGGTCATTATGCACGTGATTGTC ATTTCTTCGCACATCCtgaaggaaaaatagatcaCTTAATTGGTGATGGTTCTGTGAACATGGaagagtga
- the LOC107010562 gene encoding casparian strip membrane protein 1: MKAKCGVNRGMSILDLFIRIIAIIATLGSAIAMGTTNETLPFFTQFVRFKAKYSDLPTFTFFVVANAIVSAYLVLSLGLSIYHIMRSRAQASRIALIFFDAAMLGLLTAGASASAAIVYLAHKGNTKTNWFPICQQFDSFCHRTSGSLVGSFAGVVLIILLIFLSAIALSRQSSKSLVLI, from the exons atgaaggCAAAATGTGGGGTGAATAGAGGAATGTCTATACTAGACTTGTTTATAAGGATAATTGCCATAATTGCAACATTAGGAAGTGCCATTGCTATGGGAACTACTAATGAAACACTTCCTTTTTTCACTCAATTTGTTCGTTTCAAGGCCAAGTATAGCGATCTTCCCACCTTCAC GTTCTTTGTAGTGGCAAATGCCATAGTAAGTGCATATCTTGTACTTTCTCTGGGGCTGTCTATCTACCACATCATGAGGAGCCGCGCACAAGCAAGTAGAATTGCCTTAATATTCTTTGACGcg GCAATGCTGGGGCTATTGACAGCAGGAGCATCAGCATCAGCAGCAATAGTTTACTTAGCACACAAGGGAAATACAAAGACAAACTGGTTCCCAATCTGCCAACAGTTCGATTCATTTTGCCATAGAACATCAGGATCTTTAGTTGGTTCATTTGCTGGTGTTGTACTCATCATACTCCTCATCTTCCTCTCCGCTATCGCCCTATCTCGTCAATCATCCAAATCATTAGTTTTAATCTAG
- the LOC107010502 gene encoding probable calcium-binding protein CML30, giving the protein MSASNYLNRFSIKKLPVSTVPVPLVIHGLVGFFLLYIIFDWGRKFLNFLSQSQKSKSEKGNHNTTTSHHNVPYLLVDVSVYRDEVETIMGKLGIFCNPDGDKLYHERFDSDNFRDLFGDDDDNNNDNNNSNIMQELGEAFDVFDENRDGFIDEMELQKVLCALGFKEAAELENCRKMILAFDGNKDGKIDFEEFVEMI; this is encoded by the coding sequence ATGTCAGCTTCTAACTATCTCAATCGCTTTTCAATCAAAAAATTACCCGTTAGTACCGTTCCTGTTCCTCTCGTTATCCATGGCTTAGTTGGGTTCTTTTTGTTGTACATAATTTTCGATTGGggaagaaaatttttgaatttcttatcCCAATCGCAAAAATCCAAATCAGAAAAAGGAAATCATAATACAACAACATCCCACCATAATGTGCCTTATTTGTTAGTTGATGTAAGTGTATACAGAGATGAAGTAGAAACCATAATGGGTAAATTGGGAATTTTTTGTAACCCAGATGGTGATAAGCTTTATCACGAGAGGTTCGATTCGGACAATTTTCGCGATTTGTTTGGAGATGATGATGATAACAATAACGAtaacaataatagtaatattatgCAGGAATTAGGAGAAGCATTCGATGTATTTGATGAGAACAGAGATGGTTTCATTGATGAAATGGAATTGCAGAAAGTTTTGTGTGCACTTGGATTTAAGGAAGCTGCAGAGCTGGAGAATTGCAGGAAGATGATTTTGGCATTTGATGGAAATAAAGATGGGAAGATCGATTTTGAGGAATTTGTAGAaatgatttaa
- the LOC107009013 gene encoding pentatricopeptide repeat-containing protein At5g15280, mitochondrial, with the protein MLQALLEFRKHKSHIKQVGSLLFHLSSFPRKLQLQQFHLLRSSSSAKPTYTTQYSSSVEKSKSLSFSSNKGEILNNPIIKDCLLKLSEISPATVRRYWRVSVLNPNDVLEILLGFQNDSGIFDVEVKKIGSLWGIYMWASKQSKSFRHLIKASEIIATMLVRSGLFKEVECLVSLLDTQGTFLDNHEIYSNLIEVFVGDYRLENAIGCYDRMRMRGVSPSISCYRVILEFLIQIHETQLAFQIYVDAIDIGLGRNVSERGIYEGVVRLLCADAKVQDARNLVKKVLAFGIEPNYLILDSIASGYCNKRDYDDLLSFFVEISCIPDVTVVNKLIQSVCGQFGVASGNSYVMKLDQLGFCMNEITFGILIGWACRKGKLKDAFFYLSEILSRNLKPNIYSYDAILSGLFKEGMWKHYQDILQEMEDQGVEPQLSTFRVLLAGFCKARQFDEVNTMVSKMVGRGLIQLSPTEDPLSGAFGFLGLNSSAVKIRRDNDIRFHKAEFFDNLGNGLYLDTDVDEYERVIHKVLDDAMLPDFNAVVWKDYMKKDMKDVLMMVDQMFCWGQEISLGALDALVKELCASSICIKTISGLLEKVPNFTHQLDQETLNKLVRKYSKKGSVHRARAILHGMLSRHLRLDSETHTALMMGLCKKGDLRGLTSYWKFARTNNWLPDLKDGKTLFSRLCRRRRLNEALELFNALLVFYPDEVCDALHMFLEELSAKGFTSSAKILAKEILSQGCISSHSAHSHLIQEFCNWRIFREAAVVCDNMLAKDWIPPLDASLQLIPQLCRSGNFDKAVALKDICLRDEPPAVLPLHRALIHGYFASGRVREATSLFQETLAKELFLSVEICDVLFQGYCQANKRKKVEELLGVVIRKNLGISIASYRDIVRLMCTRGKVSTALCLKDHVLKQSNPPIAVIYNILIYSLFSTNKTSVVNTLVHEILGKGLQLDEVTYNYLVQGFWRCKDLSSATQYLKYMMEKDLRPSDRSLREVIKCLCCYGELEEALTLSKEMEFRGWNHGSVVQNNIVETLLSNGKLGEAINFLDRMAIKCLIPENIDYTYLIKRLCQHGRVDKSVDLMDIMLRNGNVPESSSFDYVVQSYCTWRKLDVALNFHAEMLCRNQRPSINTWSILIKSLSEGGQLAEAEKQLDSMVQLGEIPRRETYSLLINMYRFQNNLNKASELLRAMQRCGYEPDFETHWSLISNLRDSSDNVNDGKQNGRFLSRFLTEIGFSRKN; encoded by the coding sequence ATGCTTCAAGCTCTCCTTGAATTCCGAAAACACAAATCTCACATCAAACAGGTTGGTTCACTTCTCTTTCACCTTTCTTCTTTTCCTAGAAAACTTCAACTCCAACAGTTTCATCTACTACGTTCTTCATCTTCTGCAAAACCAACATATACTACGCAATATTCATCTTCTGTTGAAAAATCAAAGAGTTTAAGCTTTTCGAGTAATAAAGGTGAGATCTTGAACAACCCCATCATCAAAGATTGTCTTCTTAAGCTATCTGAGATCTCCCCTGCAACTGTTCGTAGATATTGGAGAGTTTCTGTGTTGAATCCTAATGATGTTCTTGAAATTCTGTTGGGTTTTCAAAATGATAGTGGAATTTTTGATGTTGAGGTTAAAAAGATTGGATCTTTATGGGGAATTTATATGTGGGCTAGCAAGCAGAGTAAGAGTTTTAGGCATCTTATTAAGGCCTCTGAGATCATTGCTACAATGCTTGTCCGTTCTGGGTTGTTCAAGGAAGTTGAGTGCTTGGTTTCATTGTTGGATACCCAAGGAACTTTCTTGGATAATCATGAGATTTACAGTAATCTAATTGAAGTGTTTGTGGGTGATTATCGATTAGAGAATGCTATTGGATGTTATGATCGAATGAGGATGCGAGGTGTATCCCCATCGATTTCATGTTACAGGGTAATCCTTGAGTTTTTGATTCAAATACATGAAACTCAATTGGCAtttcaaatttatgttgatgCTATAGATATTGGCTTGGGAAGGAATGTGTCTGAAAGGGGTATATATGAGGGTGTTGTCAGACTGTTATGTGCTGATGCGAAAGTTCAGGATGCCAGGAATTTGGTTAAGAAGGTCCTGGCTTTCGGAATTGAACCTAATTATTTAATCCTCGATTCTATTGCTTCTGGTTATTGTAATAAACGAGATTATGATGATCTGCTGAGTTTCTTTGTCGAGATCAGTTGTATTCCTGATGTAACTGTAGTCAATAAGCTCATCCAGTCTGTCTGTGGACAGTTTGGTGTGGCAAGCGGGAACTCATACGTGATGAAGTTGGATCAACTGGGTTTTTGTATGAATGAAATAACATTTGGGATTTTGATTGGATGGGCTTGTCGTAAAGGAAAACTGAAGGATGCATTCTTTTATCTTTCAGAGATCCTGTCAAGAAATCTAAAGCCCAATATATATTCCTATGATGCTATTCTTAGTGGACTTTTCAAGGAGGGTATGTGGAAACACTATCAAGACATTCTTCAAGAAATGGAGGATCAGGGAGTAGAGCCTCAATTATCAACTTTCAGGGTTCTTTTAGCTGGATTTTGTAAAGCTAGGCAATTTGATGAAGTAAACACAATGGTATCTAAGATGGTAGGTCGTGGCTTGATCCAACTATCTCCTACTGAAGATCCACTTTCCGGAGCTTTTGGATTCTTGGGTCTCAATTCTTCTGCTGTGAAAATCAGAAGAGACAATGATATAAGATTTCATAAAGCAGAATTTTTCGATAATCTTGGTAATGGGCTTTATCTGGATACAGATGTCGATGAGTATGAGAGAGTTATTCATAAAGTCCTTGATGATGCCATGCTTCCTGATTTTAACGCTGTTGTATGGAAGGATTACATGAAAAAAGACATGAAAGATGTTCTGATGATGGTGGATCAAATGTTCTGTTGGGGACAAGAAATATCTCTGGGTGCTCTGGATGCCCTAGTGAAAGAGCTGTGCGCATCCAGCATTTGTATTAAGACCATTTCTGGTCTGTTGGAGAAAGTTCCAAATTTTACACATCAGCTTGATCAAGAAACTCTAAATAAGCTTGTTCGGAAATACAGCAAAAAGGGGTCTGTGCACAGGGCAAGAGCAATCTTGCATGGCATGCTAAGTAGACATCTAAGACTTGATAGTGAAACTCATACTGCTCTGATGATGGGCTTATGCAAGAAAGGGGATCTGAGAGGTCTAACTTCTTACTGGAAGTTTGCACGAACTAATAATTGGTTACCTGATTTGAAGGATGGAAAGACACTCTTCAGTCGCCTATGCAGGCGAAGACGGCTTAATGAAGCACTGGAGCTTTTTAATGCCTTGCTGGTGTTCTACCCTGATGAAGTATGTGATGCTCTTCATATGTTCCTTGAAGAACTCAGTGCTAAAGGGTTCACAAGCTCTGCCAAGATTCTGGCGAAGGAAATCTTAAGCCAGGGCTGTATTTCTAGTCACTCGGCTCATAGCCATCTTATTCAGGAGTTCTGCAATTGGAGAATTTTTCGAGAAGCTGCTGTTGTCTGTGATAACATGCTTGCTAAGGACTGGATCCCGCCCTTGGATGCATCTCTTCAATTAATCCCTCAGCTGTGTAGGTCCGGTAATTTTGACAAAGCTGTTGCGCTGAAAGATATTTGTTTAAGAGACGAGCCTCCAGCTGTGCTTCCCTTACACCGTGCTTTAATTCATGGTTATTTCGCATCAGGAAGGGTCAGAGAAGCAACCAGTCTCTTCCAAGAGACATTGGCAAAGGAGCTATTTCTGAGTGTCGAAATTTGTGATGTTCTGTTTCAAGGCTACTGTCAAGCTAACAAGAGGAAGAAAGTTGAGGAGCTGCTTGGCGTCGTGATACGTAAGAACTTAGGTATCAGCATTGCAAGTTACCGCGATATAGTGCGGTTGATGTGTACACGAGGCAAGGTATCTACAGCATTATGCCTGAAAGACCATGTGCTTAAACAAAGCAACCCTCCTATAGCCGTGATATataacattttgatttattccCTTTTCTCAACTAATAAAACCTCAGTTGTTAATACTCTTGTACATGAGATCCTAGGTAAAGGACTGCAACTAGATGAGGTGACTTACAATTATCTCGTTCAGGGGTTCTGGCGGTGTAAAGATTTGTCATCTGCCACACAATATCTAAAGTATATGATGGAGAAAGATCTGAGACCAAGTGACCGTAGTTTGAGAGAGGTGATCAAATGCCTTTGTTGTTATGGGGAGCTTGAAGAAGCTTTAACCTTGAGCAAAGAAATGGAGTTTAGAGGTTGGAATCATGGTTCAGTCGTTCAAAACAATATAGTGGAGACCCTTCTTTCTAATGGTAAGCTAGGCGAAGCCATAAACTTTTTGGATCGGATGGCAATAAAATGCCTCATTCCTGAAAATATTGATTACACTTATCTCATCAAGCGACTTTGTCAGCACGGAAGGGTAGATAAATCAGTAGATCTTATGGACATCATGTTGAGAAACGGGAACGTGCCAGAGTCAAGCAGTTTTGATTACGTTGTTCAAAGTTACTGTACCTGGCGTAAACTGGATGTAGCCCTGAATTTCCATGCGGAGATGTTATGTAGAAATCAAAGGCCAAGCATAAACACTTGGAGCATTCTGATCAAGAGCTTAAGTGAAGGAGGACAACTTGCAGAGGCAGAGAAACAACTCGATTCAATGGTTCAGCTTGGAGAAATCCCGAGGAGGGAAACGTATTCCTTGCTGATCAACATGTATCGCTTTCAGAACAATCTTAACAAGGCATCTGAGCTTCTACGCGCAATGCAACGTTGTGGTTATGAACCTGACTTTGAAACTCATTGGTCTCTGATAAGCAATTTGAGGGATTCAAGTGATAATGTAAATGATGGGAAGCAGAATGGGAGATTTTTGTCCAGATTTCTTACTGAAATTGGATTTTCTAGAAAGAATTAA